Proteins encoded within one genomic window of Thermococcus celer Vu 13 = JCM 8558:
- a CDS encoding ATP-binding protein: protein MVYLNYLGERVEDALIVLDEFTYAIKSERKILSDLQRVWDHVLGEKNVMLVVSGPMLGMMWDDVLSHTSPLHGRRTRSINLRPLDYRNAVKFFGEKETGIISYMLVGGIPPYLRLASRYESVEEFLREEFLSDYGFFYNEPYVLLSEELREPKGYFSILRAIAEGNTRLERIANYVGIPMKSVYPYVENLLRLGLVEREKPLLGDRKVSLYRIRDPMLLTWFTLTYPQLEAMATGTAALDDLYRVLSRRFEDLAREFLVIKRPFEFERLGRWWFKGEEIDVVAVEKDTAHLIEVKWEELGERDARRIIGDLERKSRMVRFNGEFRFGIIARRIEGKDELREEGFPVFDLEDF, encoded by the coding sequence TTGGTATACCTCAACTACCTCGGGGAGAGGGTCGAGGACGCCCTGATAGTGCTGGACGAATTTACGTACGCCATAAAATCGGAGAGGAAGATACTCAGTGACCTCCAGCGGGTTTGGGATCACGTACTGGGCGAAAAGAACGTGATGCTCGTCGTCTCGGGCCCCATGCTCGGGATGATGTGGGATGACGTTCTGAGCCACACCTCTCCCCTCCACGGCAGGAGGACGAGGAGCATTAACCTGCGGCCCCTCGATTACAGGAACGCGGTAAAGTTCTTCGGGGAAAAGGAAACGGGGATAATCTCCTACATGCTGGTCGGAGGAATACCACCCTATCTGAGGCTCGCGTCGAGATACGAAAGCGTGGAGGAGTTCCTGAGGGAAGAGTTTCTAAGCGACTACGGCTTCTTCTACAACGAGCCATACGTACTCCTGAGCGAAGAGCTGAGGGAACCAAAGGGCTATTTCTCGATACTCCGGGCCATTGCCGAGGGAAACACCCGCCTTGAGAGGATAGCCAACTACGTCGGGATCCCCATGAAAAGCGTTTATCCATACGTCGAAAACCTCCTCCGCCTTGGACTCGTTGAGCGGGAGAAACCCCTCCTCGGGGATAGAAAGGTCAGCCTCTACAGGATAAGGGACCCGATGCTCCTGACGTGGTTCACCCTTACCTACCCGCAGCTTGAGGCCATGGCAACGGGAACCGCGGCCCTCGATGATCTTTACAGGGTTCTTTCAAGGCGATTTGAGGACCTTGCCAGAGAATTCCTGGTCATCAAAAGACCCTTTGAGTTCGAAAGGCTCGGCCGCTGGTGGTTCAAGGGGGAAGAGATAGACGTGGTCGCCGTGGAGAAGGACACAGCCCACCTCATAGAGGTTAAATGGGAGGAACTGGGTGAGAGAGACGCCAGAAGGATAATCGGAGACCTCGAAAGGAAATCCAGGATGGTCAGATTCAACGGGGAATTCCGCTTTGGAATCATCGCGAGGAGGATAGAGGGAAAGGACGAACTCCGGGAAGAGGGCTTCCCGGTCTTCGACCTCGAGGATTTTTAG
- the glmM gene encoding phosphoglucosamine mutase, translating into MGKYFGTSGIREVFNEKLTPELALSVGKALGTYLDGGTVVIGKDTRTSGEVIKSAVISGLLSTGVDVIDIGMAPTPLTGFAIKLYGADAGVTITASHNPPEYNGIKVWQANGMAYTPEMEIELEAIMDSGNFKKAPWNEIGTLRTASPREDYIDEALKFVKLENSYTVVVDPGNGAGSVVSPYLQRELGNKVISLNSHPSGFFVRELEPNAKSLSALAKTVKAMKADVGIAHDGDADRIGVVDDEGNFVEYEVMLSLIAGYMLRKFGKGKIVTTVDAGFALDDYVRPLGGEVIRTRVGDVAVAEELAKHGGVFGGEPSGTWIIPQWNLTPDGIFAGALVLEMIDKLGPISELAKEVPRYVTLRAKIPCPNEKKAGAMEIISKEALKAFDYDRLIDIDGVRIENSDWWILFRPSGTEPIMRITLEAHSEEKARALMEKAERLVKGAIERA; encoded by the coding sequence ATGGGGAAGTACTTCGGGACGAGCGGCATCAGGGAAGTCTTTAATGAGAAGCTGACGCCGGAGCTGGCCCTGAGTGTTGGGAAGGCTCTTGGAACGTACCTCGATGGCGGAACCGTAGTTATAGGGAAGGACACGAGGACGAGCGGAGAGGTTATCAAATCGGCAGTCATAAGTGGACTTCTAAGCACGGGCGTTGATGTGATTGACATTGGCATGGCACCTACTCCCCTCACGGGCTTTGCGATAAAGCTCTACGGTGCCGACGCTGGCGTTACCATCACAGCCTCCCATAATCCGCCGGAGTACAACGGCATAAAGGTGTGGCAGGCAAACGGAATGGCCTACACCCCGGAGATGGAGATCGAGCTCGAGGCCATAATGGACTCCGGGAACTTCAAAAAAGCGCCCTGGAATGAGATCGGGACGCTTAGAACTGCCAGCCCTCGTGAGGACTATATAGACGAGGCCCTGAAGTTCGTCAAGCTTGAGAACTCCTACACTGTCGTCGTTGATCCCGGAAACGGTGCAGGGTCTGTAGTTTCCCCCTACCTCCAGCGGGAGCTGGGCAATAAGGTCATCTCGCTCAACTCCCATCCGAGCGGCTTCTTCGTGAGGGAGCTCGAGCCGAACGCAAAGAGTCTTTCCGCTTTGGCGAAGACCGTCAAGGCGATGAAAGCCGACGTCGGCATAGCACACGACGGCGACGCCGACAGGATTGGCGTCGTTGACGATGAGGGCAACTTCGTTGAGTACGAGGTAATGTTGAGCCTCATAGCGGGCTACATGCTGAGGAAGTTCGGGAAAGGGAAAATAGTTACCACCGTTGACGCTGGTTTTGCTTTGGATGACTACGTTAGGCCCCTCGGCGGGGAGGTCATAAGGACGCGCGTTGGTGATGTGGCCGTTGCAGAGGAGCTCGCCAAACACGGCGGCGTCTTCGGGGGCGAGCCGAGCGGCACGTGGATAATCCCGCAGTGGAACCTCACCCCCGATGGAATCTTTGCCGGGGCTTTGGTTCTGGAGATGATAGACAAACTCGGGCCGATAAGCGAGCTTGCCAAAGAAGTCCCGCGCTACGTAACGCTTCGTGCTAAAATCCCCTGCCCGAACGAGAAGAAGGCCGGGGCAATGGAGATAATATCAAAGGAAGCCCTGAAGGCCTTCGACTACGACAGACTGATCGACATCGACGGGGTCAGGATAGAGAACTCCGACTGGTGGATCCTCTTCCGGCCGAGCGGCACCGAGCCGATAATGAGGATAACCCTCGAGGCGCACAGTGAAGAGAAGGCGAGGGCTTTAATGGAGAAGGCCGAGAGGCTGGTGAAGGGGGCCATAGAGAGGGCCTAA